In a genomic window of Alphaproteobacteria bacterium:
- the groL gene encoding chaperonin GroEL (60 kDa chaperone family; promotes refolding of misfolded polypeptides especially under stressful conditions; forms two stacked rings of heptamers to form a barrel-shaped 14mer; ends can be capped by GroES; misfolded proteins enter the barrel where they are refolded when GroES binds): MAAKEVRFSSDARERMLRGVDILADAVKVTLGPRGRNVVISKSFGSPRTTKDGVTVAKEIELSDNFENMGAQLLREVAVKTNDIAGDGTTTATVLAQAIVREGSKAVAAGLNPMDLKRGIDLAVTEVIAHIKKQSKKVSTSAEIAQVATISANGEKSIGEMIAKAMEKVGKEGVITVEENKSFETELDVVEGMQFDRGYISPYFVTNAEKMLCTLENPFILIHEKKLSGLQPLLPLLETVVQSGRPLLIIAEDVEGEALATLVVNKLRGGLKIAAVKAPGFGDRRKAMLEDLAILTGAQVISEDLGIKLETVNISMLGTAKKVSITKDDTTIVEGAGKKADLEARCAQIRAQSEESSSDYDREKLQERLAKLAGGVAVIRVGGATEVEVKERKDRIDDALNATRAAVEEGVVPGGGVTLLHATRILDNIKTINEDQRVGVDIIRRALVAPVTQIVENSGKSGAVVVGKLLESKDTNHGYDAQLGEYTDMIKSGIIDPTKVVRVALQDAASIAGLMITTEAMIAEKPEQKGHSHGPAGDMGGMGGMGGMGF, encoded by the coding sequence ATGGCTGCTAAAGAAGTACGTTTTAGCTCAGACGCTCGTGAGCGTATGCTTCGTGGTGTTGACATTCTTGCCGACGCCGTCAAAGTCACATTAGGACCACGTGGTCGTAACGTTGTGATCAGCAAATCTTTTGGTTCACCACGCACAACAAAAGATGGCGTGACTGTTGCTAAAGAAATCGAACTTTCAGATAATTTTGAAAATATGGGCGCACAGCTTCTTCGTGAAGTTGCTGTTAAAACTAATGACATCGCTGGTGATGGTACAACAACTGCGACCGTTCTTGCACAAGCAATTGTTCGTGAAGGTTCTAAAGCTGTTGCTGCTGGTTTAAATCCAATGGATCTTAAACGCGGTATTGATCTTGCTGTAACGGAAGTTATTGCGCACATTAAAAAACAATCCAAAAAAGTGTCAACAAGCGCTGAAATTGCACAAGTTGCAACAATTTCTGCCAATGGCGAAAAATCAATCGGTGAAATGATTGCTAAAGCCATGGAAAAAGTTGGTAAAGAAGGCGTTATCACTGTTGAAGAAAACAAAAGCTTCGAAACAGAACTTGACGTTGTTGAAGGTATGCAATTTGACCGCGGTTACATTTCGCCTTATTTCGTCACCAATGCTGAAAAAATGCTTTGCACACTCGAAAATCCATTCATTCTCATTCATGAGAAAAAATTGTCTGGATTACAACCCCTTCTTCCATTGTTAGAAACTGTCGTCCAATCAGGTCGTCCGCTTTTAATTATTGCTGAAGACGTTGAAGGTGAAGCACTTGCAACACTCGTTGTGAACAAACTTCGTGGCGGACTCAAAATTGCTGCTGTTAAGGCACCTGGTTTTGGTGATCGTCGTAAAGCAATGCTCGAAGATTTGGCTATCCTTACTGGCGCACAAGTTATCAGTGAAGATCTTGGTATTAAACTTGAAACAGTTAATATCTCCATGTTGGGTACAGCTAAAAAAGTCAGCATTACTAAAGACGATACAACAATCGTTGAAGGCGCTGGTAAAAAAGCTGATCTTGAAGCACGTTGCGCACAAATTCGCGCTCAATCCGAAGAATCTTCTTCAGATTATGACCGTGAAAAACTTCAAGAACGTTTAGCAAAACTCGCTGGTGGCGTTGCCGTTATCCGCGTTGGTGGAGCAACTGAAGTTGAAGTTAAAGAACGTAAAGATCGTATCGATGATGCATTAAATGCAACACGTGCAGCGGTTGAAGAAGGCGTTGTCCCTGGTGGTGGCGTAACATTACTTCACGCAACACGTATTCTTGATAACATCAAAACAATCAATGAAGATCAACGCGTTGGTGTTGACATCATCCGTCGTGCACTTGTTGCGCCAGTAACTCAGATTGTTGAAAATTCTGGTAAATCAGGTGCTGTTGTTGTTGGTAAATTGCTTGAAAGCAAAGATACAAACCACGGTTATGATGCTCAATTGGGTGAATACACCGACATGATCAAATCCGGTATTATCGATCCAACTAAAGTTGTTCGCGTCGCACTTCAAGATGCAGCTTCTATCGCTGGTTTGATGATTACAACTGAAGCCATGATCGCTGAAAAACCAGAACAAAAAGGCCATTCACATGGTCCTGCTGGTGATATGGGCGGTATGGGTGGCATGGGCGGTATGGGCTTCTAA
- a CDS encoding bifunctional (p)ppGpp synthetase/guanosine-3',5'-bis(diphosphate) 3'-pyrophosphohydrolase, giving the protein MIRQYELVERVLSYDKKADEDLLNRAYVFSMQAHGAQLRASGDPYFSHPLEVAGILADLKLDSATIITALLHDIVEDTSYTVEDIERQFGKEIARLVDGVTKLSRIELPSDKSRQAENFRKLVLAMSEDIRVLLVKLADRLHNMRTLHHKQDPEKRKKIAVETFEIYAPLAERIGIHQIKDELEDLAFAQTNPEARDSIIKRLSYLREKGENLIPRIIQSLQDVMNKSDVHTNVFGREKSPFSIWKKTQHKNIAFEELCDIIAFRIIVPSIEECYKALGVIHSQFPVLPGRFKDYISTPKPNGYQSIHTSIIGPEQHRIEVQIRTQEMHEISEWGVAAHWRYKSDDNDKDSKWQLEGKQYRWLQELINILEEASGAEEFLEHTRMEMFQDQVFCFSPKGDLIALPKGSTPVDFAFAVHSEIGKRCVGARINGRLLPLKTVLHNGDQIEIITSKTQTPSPDWEKFVITGKAKATIRRYIRNENRKQFVELGHSILIRAFKHANLPFSEKSVEEILPQFSQKSLDDLYFTIGENNLSAKEVLHAVFPDKKDAILSEEEKLAHIHPKERQTSKYAIPLKGLIPGMAVHYAGCCHPLPGDRIVGIVSTGKGVTIHTIDCETLEKFANETDRWLDVAWDESYKSEKFVGRLYLIISNRPNSLASVTTIIGKNNVNINNVKFTNRKSDFFEMIVDVEVEDLRQFNILMAALRASPVIHSVERARG; this is encoded by the coding sequence ATGATCCGGCAATACGAATTGGTCGAGCGGGTTCTCTCTTACGATAAAAAGGCAGATGAGGATTTACTCAATAGAGCTTATGTTTTTTCAATGCAAGCGCATGGGGCACAATTGCGTGCCTCTGGTGATCCCTATTTTTCGCATCCTTTAGAAGTTGCAGGTATTCTCGCCGATTTGAAACTTGATTCAGCAACCATTATTACTGCCCTCCTTCACGATATTGTTGAAGATACTAGCTACACTGTTGAGGATATTGAACGTCAGTTTGGCAAAGAAATAGCACGCCTTGTGGACGGTGTTACAAAATTATCCCGAATTGAATTACCTTCTGATAAATCGAGACAAGCTGAAAACTTTAGAAAACTTGTGCTCGCGATGTCCGAAGATATCCGTGTATTACTCGTGAAACTTGCCGATCGTTTGCACAATATGCGCACCCTGCATCACAAGCAGGATCCCGAAAAAAGAAAAAAAATTGCTGTTGAAACATTTGAAATTTATGCGCCGCTCGCCGAACGCATCGGTATACACCAAATAAAAGATGAACTTGAAGATTTAGCGTTTGCACAAACAAATCCAGAAGCACGCGACTCAATTATCAAAAGATTAAGCTATTTACGCGAGAAAGGTGAAAATCTTATTCCGCGTATTATTCAATCCTTACAAGATGTGATGAATAAAAGTGATGTTCATACAAATGTTTTTGGACGTGAAAAATCACCTTTTTCGATTTGGAAAAAAACACAGCACAAAAATATTGCGTTTGAAGAATTGTGTGACATCATTGCGTTCCGAATTATTGTGCCTTCTATCGAAGAATGCTACAAAGCCTTAGGCGTTATTCACAGCCAATTTCCCGTTTTGCCAGGACGCTTCAAAGATTACATCAGCACCCCTAAACCCAATGGATACCAATCTATTCATACCTCGATCATTGGTCCTGAGCAACATCGCATTGAAGTACAAATCCGCACACAAGAAATGCATGAAATTTCTGAATGGGGGGTTGCAGCGCATTGGCGCTATAAATCGGACGATAATGACAAAGATAGCAAATGGCAATTAGAAGGTAAACAATATCGCTGGCTTCAAGAACTTATCAATATTTTGGAAGAAGCATCAGGTGCTGAAGAATTTCTTGAGCACACTCGTATGGAAATGTTTCAAGATCAAGTTTTTTGCTTCTCCCCCAAAGGCGATTTAATTGCCCTTCCCAAAGGATCAACGCCTGTTGATTTTGCTTTCGCCGTCCATTCTGAAATTGGTAAACGTTGTGTCGGCGCGCGCATTAATGGTCGCCTTTTACCTCTTAAAACAGTTTTACATAATGGTGATCAAATTGAAATTATCACATCTAAAACACAAACACCCTCCCCTGATTGGGAAAAATTTGTTATTACCGGCAAAGCAAAAGCAACGATTAGGCGTTATATTCGTAATGAAAATAGAAAACAATTTGTTGAGCTTGGTCATTCTATTCTAATTCGCGCTTTTAAACACGCCAATCTTCCTTTTTCGGAAAAATCAGTCGAAGAAATATTACCTCAATTTTCTCAAAAATCACTCGATGATTTATATTTCACCATAGGCGAGAATAATCTTTCCGCCAAAGAAGTATTGCATGCCGTTTTCCCAGACAAAAAAGATGCCATACTTTCAGAAGAAGAAAAGCTAGCGCATATTCACCCCAAAGAACGCCAAACATCAAAATATGCAATCCCCCTTAAAGGGTTAATCCCAGGAATGGCCGTCCATTATGCTGGTTGTTGCCACCCCCTTCCCGGCGACCGGATCGTTGGGATTGTAAGCACCGGCAAAGGTGTCACCATTCATACCATTGATTGCGAGACCCTTGAAAAATTTGCAAATGAAACAGATAGATGGCTTGATGTCGCGTGGGATGAATCGTATAAATCAGAAAAATTTGTGGGCCGTCTTTACCTTATTATTTCCAATAGACCCAATAGCCTAGCGTCAGTTACAACCATCATCGGCAAAAACAATGTCAATATTAACAATGTCAAATTCACCAATCGCAAAAGCGATTTCTTCGAAATGATCGTCGATGTTGAGGTCGAAGATTTGCGGCAATTCAATATTCTAATGGCTGCCTTGCGGGCGAGTCCTGTGATTCATAGCGTTGAACGCGCTAGAGGATAA